Proteins encoded by one window of Sulfurospirillum tamanense:
- a CDS encoding O-antigen ligase family protein — MNILSRAKENPFIGFVFLFIFLMPWNINNGQMSLLSIILLIWWMIIGRKKGYFSKLKNIFHTTPLVLLIFFLLYAYGSLLWSQNIAFGIDSTLNFYKYYWIMVPILFTALSRQDALWGMYVLIFSFSVYGVLSLMIFLDIIHIPSSSPRDPKGHLAYAVVTAYMGLGSLLAMAAFFFATSKKSKVFFLACFAICTIGLFINQGRASQLAFLGTIVVLAIVYRKYIFTNLKISLAFLGIASIAFLLFSQTSQFDRFAQGFKELQHIEEKHFAGSWGQRAYMWYASAHIIKQEPLFGVGVGDNIDAFIDYTKEHPSEATWLRSFHNQHLDYLTKFGLIGYMVFLLGIYALLRKCSKSTIFGSLGIIFFSFVFINSLGDILLLMKPFNNIYMLVFILITIGCIRPPSAA; from the coding sequence ATGAACATCCTTTCCCGTGCCAAAGAAAATCCTTTTATCGGCTTTGTTTTTCTGTTTATTTTTTTAATGCCTTGGAATATAAACAATGGACAAATGAGTCTTCTTAGTATTATTTTACTCATTTGGTGGATGATTATTGGGCGGAAAAAAGGCTATTTTTCAAAACTTAAAAATATTTTTCACACCACTCCACTTGTACTATTGATATTTTTTCTTCTGTATGCTTACGGCTCCTTGCTCTGGTCCCAGAACATTGCTTTTGGAATTGATTCGACACTCAATTTTTATAAATACTACTGGATTATGGTACCCATACTTTTTACAGCTCTTTCTCGCCAAGATGCCCTCTGGGGAATGTATGTTCTTATTTTTAGCTTTAGTGTTTATGGTGTGCTTTCTCTCATGATTTTCCTTGACATAATTCACATTCCCTCTTCTTCTCCAAGAGACCCCAAAGGACATCTAGCGTACGCAGTAGTAACTGCTTACATGGGGCTGGGTTCGCTTTTAGCAATGGCTGCTTTCTTTTTTGCAACAAGCAAAAAATCCAAGGTTTTTTTCCTCGCCTGTTTTGCGATTTGCACAATTGGTTTATTTATAAACCAAGGACGTGCCAGTCAATTGGCATTTTTGGGTACCATTGTGGTTTTAGCCATTGTTTATAGAAAATACATTTTTACAAACTTAAAAATATCTTTAGCTTTTTTGGGAATTGCAAGTATAGCTTTCCTTCTTTTTTCCCAAACATCACAATTCGATAGATTTGCACAAGGTTTTAAAGAGTTACAACACATAGAAGAAAAACATTTTGCTGGGAGCTGGGGACAGCGGGCATATATGTGGTATGCCTCTGCACACATCATTAAACAAGAGCCACTCTTTGGCGTGGGAGTAGGGGACAACATTGATGCTTTTATAGATTACACCAAAGAGCATCCAAGCGAAGCCACATGGCTACGCTCCTTCCACAATCAACATCTTGACTATTTGACAAAATTTGGGCTAATAGGATATATGGTATTTTTATTAGGCATTTATGCACTCTTGAGAAAATGTTCAAAATCAACTATCTTTGGAAGCCTTGGAATTATATTTTTCTCTTTCGTGTTTATAAATTCACTCGGAGATATTTTGCTTTTAATGAAGCCTTTCAACAACATCTACATGCTTGTCTTTATCCTGATAACCATAGGTTGCATACGCCCCCCTAGTGCTGCTTGA